A genome region from Setaria italica strain Yugu1 chromosome III, Setaria_italica_v2.0, whole genome shotgun sequence includes the following:
- the LOC101757268 gene encoding F-box protein At3g12350, with translation MGSSPAAAAAGPSTALEDLPEDALLCILAFLAPPDAAAAACACRRLASAAFSPALPLALALRLGLPCPLPSPPCPAAARRLLRSLHRLRRLRGLWRRLPSSSTNSHSQPPSLATFEWAAAPRATLAASLLAPSTRGGGVSMSPFVTLSIADSGDTVAAAAAAAGDVTVCVNFVGNNHIVVEAAAAAGEDEEVEMVSGSPPEEMYAHFANRRSPGAGRRRRAKHGRRGAFMEPEHFVRIADAEPTQARPIQGLWKGICEDRTPEFYLVAYDDIGGVTCRRFSDTRGQNSGYSPVFWTADTTFLEPPFSEQELDNYSNRYHIQGVTSNHACSENRVISRILCINSSHDVVDPHLSTPLDDARSVEGRIWLYEDGTFGFGFIGSNSVIDLRHVSSAGCILDT, from the exons ATGGGgagctcaccggcggcggcggcggcggggccgagcaCGGCGCTGGAGGACCTGCCGGAGGACGCGCTCCTCTGCATCCTCGCCTTCCTCgcgccgcccgacgccgccgccgccgcctgcgcctgccgccgcctcgcGTCCGCCGCGTTCTCCCCGGCGCTCCCGCTCGCCCTCGcgctccgcctcggcctcccctgccccctcccctccccgccctgccccgccgcggcccgcaggctcctccgctccctccaccgcctccgccgcctccgcggcctctggcgccgcctcccctcctcctccaccaactccCACTCCCAACCCCCGTCCCTCGCCACGTTCGAGTGGGCGGCGGCCCCGCGCGCCACGCTCGCGGCATCCCTCCTCGCCCCATccacccgcggcggcggcgtctccaTGTCCCCCTTCGTCACGCTCTCCATCGCCGACTCCGGGGACacggtcgccgcggcggcggcggccgccggggacGTGACGGTCTGCGTCAACTTCGTCGGCAACAACCACAtcgtggtggaggcggcggcggcggcgggggaggacgaggaggtggaGATGGTCAGCGGGTCCCCGCCCGAGGAGATGTACGCGCACTTCGCCAACAGGAGGAGCCCCggggccgggaggaggaggagagccaaGCATGGGAGGAGAGGAGCCTTCATGGAGCCCGAGCACTTCGTCAGGATCGCGGATGCTGAGCCCACCCAGGCGCGCCCGATCCAGGGCCTGTGGAAG GGTATATGTGAGGATAGGACTCCGGAATTTTACCTTGTCGCCTATGATGACATTGGTGGAGTAACTTGTCGACGATTTAGTGATACAAGGGGCCAAAACTCTGGCTACTCTCCTGTCTTTTGGACGGCAGATACTACATTTCTTGAACCACCATTCTCCGAGCAAGAGCTGGATAATTATAGTAACCGCTATCACATCCAAGGTGTGACTTCCAACCATGCATGCTCTGAGAACAGGGTTATCTCTCGGATATTGTGCATCAATTCCAGTCATGATGTGGTTGATCCTCATCTATCGACCCCCTTAGATGACGCGAGAAGTGTGGAGGGAAGGATTTGGCTATATGAGGATGGAACCTTCGGGTTTGGATTTATTGGCAGTAATTCAGTTATAGATCTGAGGCATGTCTCCTCAGCTGGTTGTATTCTTGATACTTAA